A window of Rhododendron vialii isolate Sample 1 chromosome 11a, ASM3025357v1 contains these coding sequences:
- the LOC131306594 gene encoding thioredoxin M-type, chloroplastic-like — MAVEISLKVSTVLAGRAGVAHSRNPFCSKEKLHLPNAKGTNKLSSLSVSPSLNRGSRIICKAREALDGVQVVTDTNWNNLVIASENPVLVEFWAPWCGPCRMIAPVVDELAKEYTGKIACFKLNTDDCPSIATQYGIRSIPTVLFFKNGERKESIIGAVPKSTLTATIEKYLEV, encoded by the exons atGGCAGTGGAGATTTCTCTTAAAGTGAGCACAGTGTTAGCAGGCAGAGCTGGTGTTGCACACTCTAGAAACCCATTTTGTTCCAAGGAAAAGCTTCATTTGCCAAATGCTAAAGGAACCAACAAACTTTCCAGTTTATCAGTTTCTCCTTCGTTGAATCGCGGTTCCCGCATCATCTGCAAGGCCCGTGAAGCCTTGGATGGAG TTCAAGTGGTGACAGATACAAACTGGAACAATCTAGTGATTGCAAGCGAAAACCCGGTGCTGGTGGAGTTTTGGGCGCCCTGGTGCGGGCCATGCCGGATGATAGCACCGGTGGTGGACGAACTGGCCAAGGAGTACACCGGGAAGATCGCCTGCTTCAAGCTCAACACCGATGACTGCCCGAGCATAGCGACACAGTACGGGATCAGGAGCATCCCTACTGTGCTGTTCTTCAAGAAcggggagagaaaagagagcaTTATTGGTGCTGTGCCCAAGTCCACACTCACTGCTACCATAGAGAAGTACTTGGAGgtttag